The Oryctolagus cuniculus chromosome 12, mOryCun1.1, whole genome shotgun sequence genomic interval TGTGCGTGTGTTTGAACATGTTTATCTGTTCTCGGGCCATTTGCACTGCTCTCCTGTGTGCAGATTGTTCAGGTGTTCGTTCCCATTTGtctactgggtttttttttttttggtctgcatCCCCCAATTTTCAATCTTTTTATACTGAGGATAACAGCCTGTTGTTTATATATGCTGTGAATTCACAGCCATCTGTCAGTCATCTTGACTTACTTTGTGTGTGGTGCTTTTGCCATGCAAAATTTTACGTAAAGTTCATCAATCGGCAGGGATTTTGAGTTGGATTTAGAAATCCTTTCCCTACACTCAGGTTGGAGAGGAATTCACGCATATTTTCTTGTGCTAGTATAGTTTGTCTTTCACATTTAGATCGCTACCCCACTTGGAGTGGATTCTTCCATACTGATAAAATCTTACGCTCATCTAAATGACTGTCTGGTTACCCTGGTGACCATTTATCACAAAGCACATCTTCACCTGTGCCGTAAGACGGAACCTTTATCACAGGGTACGTTTCCATATGTGTGTGAGTCTTGTGGGATTTCCTAGTCCATGACCACAAATTTTAAATGGCTCTCAACACTGCCCAGACGTGCAGCTCCCATTCCCTAGTCGGTTGGCAGCCTCACTTCTGAAGTAACTTtcactctgtctcctctccaAGACCCCAAGGCCATTTCCTCTCCTTCCTGGCCGATCACTGTCCTCACGTTTTCCATTGAGATAGATCCAGCGAGatggtcctcctcctcctgtggtggTGTCCCCCAGCCTGCCTGCACGATTCCCCCatgccctgcctccctgctccccccTCGCCcccgcaacacacacacacacacacacacacacacacacacacacacgggatggACTGGCTGCCAGTACCCGAGCCTTCGATGCAGTCTGGGTCCAGCTTCTCTCTCCTAAAGGTCTTGACTCCTGTGGCTAGCCCTCTCTCTGGCAGCACCAATTGCTCCCTCCCTCCAAAAGAGCAGGAGCAAGGAGGAGCCAAGTGGCCACAAGGAACAAGGCCAGCACCGCCACTTTCCTGCTGGCGTGAGGACCACCGGGCCAGCTGCTCGACCGAGAGGACACTCGGGAACAGGGAGCCTCGCGCCCCACAGGAAGGTGCGGTCAGGTGCACTGCGCTAAGCCACCACACACCTCTGGTGCAGCTGTTTCTCGGGCCTTGGAATTTAATGGACTCATTCCCAGGCCCAGTCCATGAAAACTGCCCCTTCTGATCTCCTGTGTCCCTGGGCCAGTCCAGGCTACATGCATAGTCCACCAACAGGTCTGCTCCTTGGGTCGGTCTGCCTCTGAGCCAGTCTTGCCCCTCGCGCCAGCATTCTGAttgtccctcccctgcccctagTGTGGGTGTCTGCTGTTGGCCAGAATCGGATCAGCTCTCTTCTTTCACCTCAAGgaatcaggcagaaggggcagtgtGGGGCAGTGATCTCTGCAAGAAGGGGTAGAAGACCAGGTTACACTGACCCAGGGCACGGGAGGCTCCCAGGCTGACTGAGAGATGGAGTCTGGAGCTGAAGGAGGCCAAGGCGTCCAGTGTTTGAGGGCACGGTACttgggcgggggggtgggggtgggggcggaacAGAGATCCCCCAGTCTggctgagtgctggctgctcatGGTATGAGGAAACCACAGAGATGTGGGAAGGAGCCAACAGGAAGAGCAGAACAATTCCCAGCGCCCACCGTGGCCAGGAGTACGTGTGCTCCCTCACAGGGGGAGACCCCCAACGAACACAGCATCTGGTAGACGCTAAGGCTCAACTAGTCTCACACTAAAGACAGCTCTGGGTCTGTACTGATCCAAATGAAAAGTGAGTCTCAAAAGGATCAAGTAACTATGTCCTAAAACAGCACAAAAATATTTAGCAGAAGGTAACAGAATCTAGCATTCAACAGTGTATAATTCATCATATCCAGTGTCCAACCAAAAACTTACCAGGTGCGCAGGGAAAaagtggcccagtgggttaggcCAACACTTGTGCTGGCACCCACACTAGAGTGCCACACAagcctggctgcactgcttctggTCAGTTCCCTGCCAAAGCACTGGGAGAGCAGACAGTGATGGCCCacgtatttgggtccctgccgcccacgctGAGAcggagatggagttccagggtcctatCTCCAccgtggcacagccctggctgttgcagccatttgagtagcgaaccagcagatggaagataaatctctctctctttctgcctctcaaacaaataaaaagaacacaaaataatACAATCCATAACTAGGAGAAAAACCAACTAAACTAGACCCAGAGTGATGCGAATGATAGAATTAGCAGGTCAGGATGCTAAAACAGCTGCTTGCGACATACTCTATGTTCGAGAATATCTGAGTACAGCGTtcatgaaagcagtggaagacaaccccAAGTGAACCTCCAAAGGCTAAAAAATACTTGAAGGACAGTTCACTGATGTGATGAACAGACACTGCAAAGGAAACGCCAATAGAATGTCCAACGGTCAgtggagagaaaacaaaacaccaggggccggggctgtggcgtagcaggtaaagccactgcctgcagtgccggcatcccatatgggcgccagttcaagtcctagttgttgcacttccgatccagctctctgctgtggcctgggagagcagtggaagatggcccaagtccttgggcccctgcacctgtgtgggagaccgggaggaggctcctggcttctggctcctgatcggcacagctctggccgttgcggccacttggggagtgaaccagtggatggaaggcctctctctactctgcctctctctaattctgcctttcaaataataaatcttctaaaaacaaCCGAAAGAGTGAAGTGTAGGACAACATCAAACAGTGAACTTGTAATTGGAGAATAATCAGGACAAAAATCTCAGGAAATAATGGCTGGAATTTTTCCAAATtagatgaaattatttaaaaccaCAGATCCAGAAACGTGAGCCCCAAACAGAATTATAAAGGAAACCGCGCCAGGGTTTGTCATAATCAagtcacctatttttttttttttttctttgacaggcagagttagagacagagagaaaggtcttccttttctgttggttcaccccccaaatagccgccatggccggcgcaccacgctgatccgatggcaggagccaggtgcttctcctggtctcccatggggtgcagggcccaagcacctgggccatcctccactgcactccctggccacagcagagagctggcctggaagagaggcaaccgggacagaatccgtcgccccgactgggactagaacccggtgtgccagcaccgcaaagcggaggattagcctagtgagccgcggcgctggcttcaaGTCACCTATTCCAACCCGCGCCACGTGTGTTCTGAGATTGTATTTAGGCACATGCGTCGCAGGACCCGCTGCACCGACTGCACGTTCTTACTTCCTGTGTTCTTGCTGGCTGGAGAgactgcccctcccagccctagCCAGATGCCTGCTGCGTCCAGTTCTCAAGATTCAGGCTCTGGGTCAGTCCTCCTCCCACTCCAAGGTCGCTGCCCCGGTGGACGAGTTGAAACTGTAATTCTCTCCGCCCCTCTCCGAAGCCATGCCCGGCTCAGCCCCTCGGCGCCCCGCACCAGTGGACTGTCGGGCTCGGGGCAGACTCCGAGCAGCTGCATGAGGAGGAAGCTCCCTGCTCTTAcactcagtttttccatctgtagATGGGGACGAGGGCCTGCCTCCTCAAGTGGTTGGAAAGGATACACTGAGTTCCTGCAGGCAGCCCTTAAAGAAACCGCACGGCCTCCAGCGAGGACCGAGATGACCGGTTTTGCTCTTCCTGGAGACTTTCCCACACGCAACGCAGAGCAGGCGGGCGCAGCACGGGGCGAGGCCCCGGCCCGGCTCGGACCGGCCACCGCCGGCCCCAGCCCACCTCGCCTGACCGCAGTCGCCAACGCCCAGATGAACAAAGACGGAACCGCTTTTCCTTCACAGAAGATACTGTTTTATTCCACTGGGAAAGCCGAGAGCGGACCTTCGGAGTCGGCCGGGCAGCAGCGGCTCTCCCCCGGGCCCGGGCCGGGCAGCGCGGCGGGCGGGGGGagcagccacctgcagggctTCTGCAGCCAAggcgcgcggccccgccccccagagCGCCTCGCCCGACCAGAACACAGCCTGGCGGAGGATTTAGATTTGCAGACTGGACCTGGGGAGACGGCGTCACACACAGCGCAGAGGAGGGACCGCAGGTCCCCGCGGCCTCTCTGCAGCCCCCCCTCCTGCAGGGGGTCTTTCACACTCATCTCCAGGCCAAAGGCGTGCGATGCCACAGCCCCCGCGAGCTCAGCAGCCCCCCGGCACTGCTGCTCTCGGGTCCACGGCCCCgggcctgagcccccagccctgtccctcgCAGGCAGCGGCCggctcccactcccaccctgccCGCTGCCTCGCTGGGCAGGCCCCTTCTCCCTCAGGCACCTGGCCCTCTGCCGCCTCCACAGTCAGGGCCACCTCGGGCCTCTCTGTGTTTGGTCTTTTAAGACAAGCCACACTGTAGACAGACGTCATTCCAGGGCACCCGCTGTGGCGCCCGGGCCCTCGGCAAAGTGGTGAGGACGCCCCAGGTCAGGTACGCACAAGGCTGCTACTCCGGGCGCACGCTGGGACCTTGGTGACAGACCCGTGTCCGCTTCCCAGAATGCGACTGCAAGCGCTGGGTCCCAGCACCGTGGGGACACCCCCGCGGGGAAACCAGGCAGTCGGCCTGTGAGGCTGAGCTGGGCGGCTCTCAAGACACGACGCAGGCATCGCTCCATGACGGCAGCTGGGATTTGGGGCTTCCCCAACCCTAGGAGCAGCACCGCCGCAAAAGGCAAACCGGAAGTGGGGCCTGACACACGGACTCGCCGCCCTCTCACCTGGGGACACAGCAACAGCAgcccacagtgctgtcccctggaGACACGGAAGACTACTCCGCGCCAGTCCCCACGTCACAGCGGGCAGGGGCGCTGCCGAGCCGACGCCAGGCGCTCCCGCGCTGCAGGTCCCTCGGCCAAGGGCGTGCCTCTCCTCGGAGCACGGTGACCTTGGGGCTGCCAGTCCGCTAGATGTCTTCACGACACGGCCACCTGTcacacacagctgcctcttgctgCTCCTCTCTGGATACACGGGCTGAGGGCACTGGGAGTTTGGATCCGGCAGCCTTGGATTGGCAAAGCTGGTGCCCGGGGTCAGCGTGGTGTGCAACACGGTAGTGACTTCTGAAACATGTCTGTACATCCCAGCCACACCCGAGGACGTGGCCGTGACAGCTGGTGCGTGTCCGAGGCCACTGCTAAAGCCGGGCCTTAGTGCCCTGCCGGGGTGGTGTGACTTAACCGGCCGTCTGAAGAGGTGCCGGCCGGCACTGGGGTCGCTGGTCTGGGGGCCTGGCCAGGCGCCGCACTCAGTGCCACCGAGCTGCTGGGGGACGTCGTGTTCAGGCCACTCGGGGCCTCGCCAGAAGCCTGTATTCTAAAATAGACCAAATAAAACAGCGGCAGAACCACGCCAACGAGGAGCATGATGACCACAGCGTTCCACCACCGAAGGCCACAGTCGGCGCCGctcggcggcggcgcggggggaGCCGGGAGCGGCGGCTGCCCGGAGGTCTCCAGGCAGCCGCCCTCCCTCCGGAAGGCTTGGGACTGCACCACGCGCTCGATGTTCCGGTCAATGCCCTGGAAGAAATCCGTCAGCTGGCTGGCCTGGGCGTCCGCGCGCGGCAGCTCGGCCAAGGCCGCTCCGGCCTCGGGGGACGGGCCTGCGAGGGGCTGCAGTTCTTCCCGCGTCTCCGTCAGGATCCCGTGGTTCCTCACGGGAATCTTGATCGATCTCACGGCATATAAATCCTGCTCTCTGATGAagttgttgactttcttgagaTCTGCGACCTAGGGAAGCCGTGAGGACAAACAGAACGTGTGAACGAGTCAACATCCAGAAAGCGCCTCAACCTCGCTGGGTGACGACCCGAGCCCAGCCCACCTGACACTGCGGTGGCACACGGGACCAGTGTCGGCTGTGTGGCCGTGTCCGGCTCCCACGGAGCCTTCGTGCACAGCTCAATGGCTGAATAAGCAGAATTTCCCAGGGATTTGTAAGTCTGAGCAATCGAGGATCAGTTttggaaaacagatttaaaacaGCCTTCGCGACTGCACCGTGTTTTGGGTGACACTCACGCCCCGGAAGCTGGCCGGAGCCCCTTCCTGCCACCTTTCCCTTGGGGGGCAGCAGTGCCACGTCTGCCTGGCCTTTGTCCCACCCCTGAGCCCGGGGAGAGCCGCCGCCGGGAATGAGTCTGCACCAAACACACGAGCTTCCACCAACTCCACTGGCACAGCCGGACCTGGTTCTCCCGCACTAACGTTTAAGGTTTACCACGTTTTCTCTCTCGGAAGCACAGTGGGACACACAACCTCGTCTTCTAAACAAAAGCGACCTGTGGCTCCTTCACCCCAGTTCAGAGCTGCCTGCTTAGGAAGCGCAGGGAGCGGGCACGCGGCCGGGGACGTGGGCTGAGCGCTTCCGTCCAGCTCAGGACGCGGCAGCGCGGCTGAGCTTCGTCAGGTGCCGGAAGGTTCCAGACCGACGCCTCGGCCCATCGAATCTTTCTTGGGACAGACGTGGGGGAAGTGGGCCCGCGAGGCCTGCGTGCGGAAGCTCACGGGAGACTTGGGAGCCTCGGGACGTGGACAAATCCCACAGGCCTCGGGGCCGCCTCATGCAAGTCAACCCCGCCCTGCGTTTACTCAATGAGCGACCACTTGCATCACGTGGCTGGACTGGCATGGGCCCACTTCTAATGTCCCGTGTCCTGAGACTGACGCCCGGGAGGCTGGAGGCCACTTGGTCTTTGTCCCCAACAAGCAGCGAGTGTGCTTATTTAAAAGAGGAAAACCCATCACTTTTCAGACACGTTATcggagtgtacttcaaaaagttcgtggaaaaataaacttctcttttaattccattttcccacaaacactCTGCACATTCTTGAAGAATGTATCAGAAACCAGCACTCCAAGAAGCCAACGCCATCTCTTGGGGCCTCTGCAGGGCAGGATTCCCTCTGCGGCCAGGTCCTAAGACCCCAGGGCTGCCCACTGACAGTGACCCACGTGCAAACGTCCGCACCCCGGCAGGGCTGCAGCCCCGGGCAAGGCTGCAGCCCCCACACAGTGCCTCGTGACCTGGCCGAGGCCAGATGAACGACAGAGCCCTCAAGGAGGAAAGACTTTTTTATTAAGTAGCTTACACAGCCTTGAAGGCTGTGGAGATGGGCAGCACAGGGTCAGCAAAATGAAACGGCTCCAATCTGGAAGGAGACGCAGCCGCTCTACAAATACTTGCCTACTGACTTTGCCATTGTTAGTCACTCTGAATGCTGCAAACATAATTAGAGAGAAAAGCAGGGTTATACAGGTGCACAGCACACAGAGGCCAGATCATGCAGGTTTAAAGGAGAAATTTTACCAGATAAAGCTACCAACAAGAAAAAGCACAAGTAGCAAGGAAAGCAAGCATGCCAAAGCCGCCTCGGGTCCTGGATACACCCTGCCGGGGTGCTCCGCGGAGGGGGAAATGGGACGCTCTCAGAATCTCACCGCGGAGGGCAgagggcgggcggcggcgcgggccaTGCAGACAGCGCGTGCACGTGAGCCCAGGGCTAACAGGACAGGCACGCGCCCCAGCCACCTCGGGTGCCCCGCCCCGAGCCCCTCCGTGCAGTCGGGTCTTACTTTGCAGCCGTACTGGAGGGCCAGCTTGTTGAGGCTGTCCCCCGGCGCCAGCTCCCGCTGCAGCAGCACCGTGGGGCCCCCGCCCGGCGGCGGGGCGCTGCGCCTCTGGCGCTCCTTCCCCCGAGGCCGCAGGGCCCCCGGCTGTGCCTCGTCCTCCGAGGAGTCCCCACTGGCGTCCTGAAACACGTACACGTGGCTGGTCGCGGTCCTGCAGATGGCCGCCGGGCCTTGGAAGGGCTTGGCCAGCACTTCCTCCTGCCTCATCTTCGTCGCTGGAAACCGAGGCTGAGGGTCAGTTCCACGCAGGACTGCACCACCTCCCCTGGCTGCAGCACAAGGGTCCTGAGACAGCCCCTCCCCAAGTCACACGCCCCAGGACAAAGCCGCTGGCTCTGCCCGCACCCCTTAGaggccgggttccagtcccggctgctccacgcccatccagccctctgctctggcctgggaaagcagcggaggatggcccagggcttgggccccgcacccgcgtgggagaccccgatgaagctcccggctccccccgcccagcccccgccgttgcggccatcaggggagcgaaccagtggttggacgctcatgctctctctctctccctctctgtgactgtggctttcaaataaataaacagatcttaacaaaacaaacaaacaccaggAACCGGCTCCGGCTGGCTGAGAGCGCAGGCGGGCGGAACACAGACGCCCTTTTTTCTAACTGTGCACTTTTTGTGCAAAGAACAAATGAACGCCCTACCCCCTTCTCCGCGGCTGTACCTCCGACACCCACGTCAGGACAGATTTCTCAAGAGGCGGCCGGGGTCCCGGCAGGGCAGGTGTGGCCCGCCCGGCCTCCTCACGCTGGGAATCCCCAACCCAGAACCTCGCTCAGGGCGCTCGGCTCACCACGTCCTCGCCAGCGGCTTGGCCACCGCACGGCTCACCAAGTCCTCGCAAGTGGCCGGACCCGCCGCCCTGCGCCCAGCCCCGAGCCACGGCACCCTCTCCCCTACTCCAAACTCCTCGGACAGACTCCAGGGGGGCTGGCATCGGGCGCCGGGGGCCGGCAGGGGCGGCCACTCCGGCTCAGCCCGGGGCCCGCCCCCGCTCCCCGCCGCCCTGCGCCCAGCCCCGAGCCACGGCACCGTCCCCCTACTCCAAACTCCTCGGACAGACTCCAGGGGGGCTGGCATCGGGCgtctggggccagcaggggcgGCCACTCCGGCTCAGCCCGGGGCCAGacccccgctccccgcccccctgCGCCCAGCCCCGAGCCACGGCACCCTCTCCCCTACTCCAAACTCCTCGGACAGACTCCAGGGGGGCTGGCATCGGGCGTCTGGGGCCGGCAGGGATGGCCATTCCGGGTCAGCCCGGGGCCAGACCCCCGCTCCCCACCGCCCGGGGCCCGCCACCCTGCGCCCAGCCCCGAGCCACGGCACCCTCTCCCCTACTCCGAACTCGTCGGACAGACTCCAGGGGGGCTGGCATCGGGCGCCGGGGGCCGGCAGGGGCGGCCACTCCGGCTCAGCCCGGGGCCCGacgcccgccccctcctccccggaGCACCCGGGGGTCGCGGGCACGCTTCTCAGGCCTGTTTCCCCACAGCCCTGTCTGCGCAAGCAGAGGGTCCCTACACACAGAAACCCTAAAACCCAGGGCGGCCCACCCCCGGGCTGAGACCCGCGGAGGCCCACCATTCCACAAAGGCACGACCTCCGACCTCTGACCTCCAACCGCAAACAACCTGGGAGCAGCCCTCCGCGGACGCGGCCGCCGCCCCTCCCGCGGCAGGAGGCGCGCCTAGGAGACCGCGGAGCCGACTGGCGACGCCAGGCTGCAGCGCGGCCGTGAGCCCGCAAGGGCCCCGGCACGGCCACCGGCCCCCTCCTCCCGTCCCCGGTGCCTCCGGGACCAGGGCTCAGGCCCGCCTcgccccgccgccgccgagcCTGCCGATTGGCTGCGAAAATCAGCAGGCCTTCCGGGGGCGGGGCCACCGAGGCAGCCAATAAGAACGGCGGTGGGCGGACCCTGAGACGCGCGCGCTTGGCGGAGCGGTCGGCcccagagaggcagagctgggggcggggccgaggccaGGGAGCGGGAGGAGCGCgcgggggccggggggcggggcctcagaCTGGGCCCACCCCCGCccttcccgccccgccccgccccctgggcCGTGCTGGCGGCCGCTTGCTGGGAGCCGCTGCTTTCTCCTCGGTCGGAGGTGTCCGACCCCGCCCGCCTGTGAATTCTGAATTCAAGAATTCTGAAGTGAAAAGGCGCGGAAGTTACGTCACACACCCAGGTGTGAACGTGAAAAACTTGTACCCCGAAAAGGAAACCCACAAAAGGGCAAACTGCAGTCTGAGGGGGAGAATGGGACCCCCGCGGCCGGGGGTTGAAACCCtcgtgggcagaggctggggcggCGCTAAACCTCACGAGCGATCAAGTGACCCTGTACCTTGAAACCAGACTTCGGGAGCTGTGTCCCTGTCCTGGCAAATCCGGCCCACGCGGGAGGGTGCGGGCGTCCGCGCCGCCTCCCGTCCCCGTGCCCCCGCGTGGACCCGCCTCCCGTCCCCGTGTCCCCGCGTGGACGCCGCCTCCCGTCCCGTGTCCCCGCGTGGACGCCGCCTCCCGTCCCCGTGCCCCCGTGTGGACGCGCCTCCCGTCCCCGTGCCCCCGCGTGGACGCGCCTCCCGTCCCGTGTCCCCGCGTGGACGCCGCCTCCCGTCCCCGTGTCCTTGCGTGGAAGCCGCCTCCCGTCGCCGTGCCCCCGCGTGGACGCTGCCTCCCGTCCCGTGTCCCTGCGAGGACGCCAACTCCCGTCCCGTGTCCTTGCGTGGAAGCCGCCTCCCGTCCCCGTGCCCCTGTGTGGACGCCGCCTCCCGTCCCCGTGCCCCCGCGTGGACGCTGCCTCCCGTCCCGTGTCCCTGCGAGGACGCCAACTCCCGTCCCGTGTCCCCGCGTGGAAGCCGCCTCCCGTCCCGTGTCCCCGCGTGGAAGCCGCCTCCCGTCCCCGTGCCCCCGCGTGGACGCCGCCTCCCGTCCCGTGCCCCCGCGTGGACGCCGGCTCACTTTCCCTAGCTCCAGTACCCAGCTAAGTGCCAGCACTCAGTACTGGCTCAGTAGGGCGGATGTGAATGTGACCTGATCCAGAGACACGGGGCGGGTGGCAGTGCCGGGTGCAAGTCCTGGGAATCCATCCCAGAGGCCAACTCTGGGCCGCCAGCGGTGCTCCTGCCCCGAGATGCGATGCGTGGCCGTGGCCTGGTGAGTCCCACAACCCGCCAGTCAGCATTTACAGTGTGGTTTGCGGTAGGGGTTGGGGCGCAGCTGGACACACCGTTACCTGGGGGACTTGCCCACATCCCGTAGCAGAAGGCTGACCCCAGTCCCAGCTagtccactcctgatccagcttcctgcagtcccgggcccctgccacccacctgggagacgcagatggGGTGCCAGGCCCCTGTAAATATCTCCAGAGGTGGGCAGAAGGCACTTTTCTCTCCCACAGGGTGGGAGCTGGGATGCGTCAGACAGCGGATCAGGCAAGTTCTCGTTGGCCAGCGGTTCTGTGCTGGGGTTGTCTGCTGTTGGCTCCACGGGGGGCTGGTGGAGGGTCCCGAGGCTTACGGTGAGGCTGGAGGAAGAAGGGACCTTGGGCAAAGTGTGTTTAAGGATTTTGTCCAGATCAGTCCCTGGGGACAAGCACTTGGATCTTGACTTGGTTCGACAAAGAAAGGCCTGAGTCAGGGTCTGGGATCCGGGCCTTGGGAGGCAAACAGGAAGGGGGCAGGGGCATCCGGGGAAAAGGGGCTCACTGCAGGGACACGAAGCGGGCCCATTGTGCaacctccactgttttccaagaGCGCAGGGCTCGGGTGACTCCGTGGTGTGCTGGAGCTGAGGCGGGCAGCCGGGCAAGGACAGAGCTATGCTCAGACAGTGTGAATGGGGACGCTCGgtgcagtgatttttttaaaagaaaaaaatatttatttgaaagagttacagagaaggagagacagagaggtcttccatccactggttcacgcccccaagtggctgcaattggccaaagccaggagcttcttccaggtctcctgtgtgggtgcaggggccccagcacttgggccat includes:
- the LYSMD4 gene encoding lysM and putative peptidoglycan-binding domain-containing protein 4, with amino-acid sequence MRQEEVLAKPFQGPAAICRTATSHVYVFQDASGDSSEDEAQPGALRPRGKERQRRSAPPPGGGPTVLLQRELAPGDSLNKLALQYGCKVADLKKVNNFIREQDLYAVRSIKIPVRNHGILTETREELQPLAGPSPEAGAALAELPRADAQASQLTDFFQGIDRNIERVVQSQAFRREGGCLETSGQPPLPAPPAPPPSGADCGLRWWNAVVIMLLVGVVLPLFYLVYFRIQASGEAPSGLNTTSPSSSVALSAAPGQAPRPATPVPAGTSSDGRLSHTTPAGH
- the LOC138844584 gene encoding basic proline-rich protein-like: MNALPPSPRLYLRHPRQDRFLKRRPGSRQGRCGPPGLLTLGIPNPEPRSGRSAHHVLASGLATARLTKSSQVAGPAALRPAPSHGTLSPTPNSSDRLQGGWHRAPGAGRGGHSGSARGPPPLPAALRPAPSHGTVPLLQTPRTDSRGAGIGRLGPAGAATPAQPGARPPLPAPLRPAPSHGTLSPTPNSSDRLQGGWHRASGAGRDGHSGSARGQTPAPHRPGPATLRPAPSHGTLSPTPNSSDRLQGGWHRAPGAGRGGHSGSARGPTPAPSSPEHPGVAGTLLRPVSPQPWLRPASPRRRRACRLAAKISRPSGGGATEAANKNGGGRTLRRARLAERSAPERQSWGRGRGQGAGGARGGRGAGPQTGPTPALPAPPRPLGRAGGRLLGAAAFSSVGGVRPRPPVNSEFKNSEVKRRGSYVTHPDFGSCVPVLANPAHAGGCGRPRRLPSPCPRVDPPPVPVSPRGRRLPSRVPAWTPPPVPVPPCGRASRPRAPAWTRLPSRVPAWTPPPVPVSLRGSRLPSPCPRVDAASRPVSLRGRQLPSRVLAWKPPPVPVPLCGRRLPSPCPRVDAASRPVSLRGRQLPSRVPAWKPPPVPCPRVEAASRPRAPAWTPPPVPCPRVDAGSLSLAPVPS